One Campylobacter sputorum subsp. sputorum DNA segment encodes these proteins:
- the ptmA gene encoding flagellin modification protein PtmA gives MLKDKVIVITGGAGKLGKEFVKSVAMNEAVAIIADIDENLAINVKNNILKEIENVKNDSKTEPKTAKIDTIKLDITSKDSLNLAIETLHNKYKKIDALVNNAYPRTKNWGKKAFFELDYDDIAKNLSMHLGGYILTSQEFARYFKNQGFGNIVSISSIMGVYAPKFENYIGTNMQSPIEYSVIKAGIIHMSRYLGKFLKDTGIRSNVIAPGGILENQPESFLKAYRKCCVSKGMLDAKDLCGTLIYLLSDLSEFVSGQTIIVDDGWGL, from the coding sequence ATGTTAAAAGATAAAGTTATAGTAATAACAGGCGGAGCAGGAAAGCTTGGAAAAGAATTTGTAAAATCTGTTGCGATGAATGAAGCAGTGGCAATTATTGCTGATATTGACGAAAATTTGGCAATCAATGTAAAAAATAACATTTTAAAAGAGATTGAAAATGTGAAAAATGATAGTAAAACAGAGCCAAAAACTGCTAAAATTGACACAATAAAGCTTGATATAACTTCAAAAGATAGTTTGAATCTAGCTATTGAAACATTGCATAATAAATATAAGAAGATTGATGCATTGGTCAATAATGCTTATCCAAGAACGAAAAATTGGGGCAAAAAAGCGTTTTTTGAGCTAGATTATGATGATATTGCAAAAAATTTGAGTATGCATTTGGGTGGATATATTTTAACTTCGCAAGAATTTGCAAGATATTTTAAGAATCAAGGCTTTGGCAATATTGTTTCCATTTCGTCGATTATGGGTGTTTATGCGCCGAAATTTGAAAACTATATTGGCACAAATATGCAAAGTCCAATCGAATATAGTGTCATAAAAGCGGGAATTATTCATATGAGCAGATATTTGGGGAAGTTTTTAAAAGATACAGGAATTCGCTCAAATGTGATAGCTCCCGGGGGAATTTTAGAAAATCAGCCTGAGAGCTTTTTAAAGGCGTATAGGAAATGTTGTGTTAGCAAAGGTATGCTTGATGCAAAGGATTTATGCGGAACGCTAATATATCTTTTAAGTGATTTAAGTGAGTTTGTGAGCGGTCAAACAATCATAGTTGATGATGGCTGGGGATTGTAA